From a single Streptomyces sp. NBC_00377 genomic region:
- a CDS encoding LamG-like jellyroll fold domain-containing protein, whose protein sequence is MNTYGGRRRLRAAGVVFSAAMVLAASAFNGGMAMAGERAGAAAAEAAKAAKDTDAASAAESGGTGHTAGGDGAGEDSKALAEAARTGKLVEITSMRGESSEVYATPEGHLEAREHLRPVRTRVDGVWRDIDTTLSRDADGTVAPKATTVGLVFSGGGSSPLVRMTKSGRELALSWPGVLPSPELNGNTVTYPEVLPGVDLRMTAQQDGFTQLLVVKSAEAAASTDLSTLRLKLDADGMQVKETRDGGLAAVDEGAKSAVFEAPRPVMWDSSTKAPGSTATQSAAAGAALAPTASPNTSDTSKSTSNGTSKRSAAAAAEAPASASATASSSAPASVSASASAPAAAKGGADGSEAVAAESANVAPVGVDVSAGQDALVLTPDSGVLKGKDTVYPVFIDPQWYSPKATAWTMASKYWASSPQWKFNGDSDAGLGYCNWSYCAPYDTKRLFYRIPTSKFAGRTVLQAEFVVRNTWSASCSDRSVELWRTKDISSSTTWNSQDNDAFWIDRLRTQSFAYGFTGCAAKDAEFDVKSAVQQAADKKWSTMTFGMKAASESDGYAWKRFSDDAYLRVQYNRPPPQIKMSQLTMEYGGSCKKPTSAARVRSLGKIYANDVTDPDGDSVRVEFRASWDTGDGKGVVTRWKSGLTTAKKSGSDFAITLPSVPANKTVNWYVQSYDGAQYSPWSYTGDPTACYFVYDTSVPKAPTISSAVYPASDPENPDDPWYDGVGQYGDFVITGAVSDVTKYWFGLNGDPVSANTVATSAGAAKTVPVLPLKPGLNTFTARSFDTAGNGSEIRTYQFRVKAGQLERADWSMDEAAGATQAAGSAPEQAATLYNGPTPDVEGKFGKAVQFDGVDDYAATDIATINTDVSFSVSAWVKLSAMPAGAAVVASQRGNNTPGFELYYSKGYDRWVFNQYSADKADATPVRAMQAAAGGVKAGEWTHLVGMYAASEKLLKLYVNGALAGSTAYSTAWNARRGMVIGGSFLNGTPTSPFPGAIDEVKTFEKPLSAGEVSSLYTSNSIGGGRPARAVFHMDDAHGATALSGRADVNPAVLKGGATTGAAGVDGNALTLDGTDDYAATGSPHINTSYSFAVSAWVKLPKTKPTHAATVATQIGDTVTGPELYYSNSYDRWVFNQHSADTADSTVVRALQPEGTTAYGGEWTHLVGVQDTEADKLSLYVNGTLAGTAAIPSSWYAGGAVQIGASAFEGKATSFFPGQIDDVQLFDRPVSAGEVQQLFKQRAVVKGRWKFETSAGTPLTSPDASASGNAMTLYNGAQTGSGWVDGAVVLDGTNDYAAASVVPVDTSASFTVSAYVQTAAVPTNPVTVLSAPGAKKSAFAVRYEPSATPATDPGRWRIATAESDVDSAAGSDIGNGMFYSPTDWNHVALVYDGFSKEIRLYVNGELQETACADADDDGAQDDASCADTVSWSDDVLTYKATKTLQLGRDTTGTTSSQYFPGSLSDVWVFQGALTEAQIDHLAVGMPGVDTVVPSGD, encoded by the coding sequence ATGAATACGTACGGGGGGAGACGCCGGCTGCGCGCAGCCGGCGTCGTGTTCTCCGCGGCCATGGTGCTGGCGGCGAGCGCGTTCAACGGCGGCATGGCGATGGCCGGCGAGAGGGCCGGAGCCGCGGCCGCCGAAGCTGCAAAGGCAGCAAAGGACACGGATGCCGCATCGGCCGCCGAATCCGGCGGGACGGGCCACACCGCTGGAGGCGACGGGGCGGGCGAGGACAGCAAGGCGCTGGCCGAGGCCGCGCGCACGGGCAAGTTGGTGGAGATCACCTCGATGCGCGGTGAGAGCAGCGAGGTGTACGCGACCCCGGAGGGGCACCTGGAGGCGCGAGAGCATCTGCGTCCGGTGCGCACCCGGGTGGACGGCGTGTGGCGGGACATCGACACCACCCTGTCCCGTGACGCGGACGGAACGGTCGCGCCGAAGGCCACGACGGTCGGCCTGGTGTTCTCCGGCGGGGGTTCGTCCCCGCTGGTGCGGATGACGAAGAGCGGCCGTGAGCTGGCGTTGTCCTGGCCCGGGGTGCTGCCCTCCCCGGAGCTGAACGGGAACACCGTCACCTACCCGGAGGTGCTGCCCGGCGTCGATCTGCGGATGACGGCGCAGCAGGACGGCTTCACCCAGCTCCTCGTCGTCAAGTCGGCCGAGGCCGCGGCGAGCACGGACCTGAGCACGCTGCGTCTGAAGTTGGACGCCGACGGCATGCAGGTCAAGGAGACCCGGGACGGCGGTCTGGCGGCGGTCGACGAGGGCGCCAAAAGCGCGGTCTTCGAGGCCCCCCGCCCCGTGATGTGGGACTCCAGCACCAAGGCGCCCGGCAGCACCGCGACGCAGTCCGCCGCCGCAGGCGCCGCGCTCGCCCCGACGGCCTCGCCGAACACCTCCGACACGTCGAAGAGCACCTCCAACGGCACCTCGAAGCGCTCGGCCGCCGCGGCCGCCGAAGCCCCCGCCTCCGCCTCCGCGACGGCGTCCTCCTCCGCTCCGGCATCCGTGTCCGCCTCCGCCTCCGCTCCCGCGGCGGCCAAGGGCGGCGCCGACGGTTCGGAGGCCGTCGCCGCGGAGTCCGCGAACGTCGCGCCGGTCGGCGTGGACGTTTCCGCCGGGCAGGACGCGCTGGTGCTGACGCCGGACAGCGGCGTGCTGAAGGGCAAGGACACGGTGTACCCCGTGTTCATCGACCCGCAGTGGTACTCCCCGAAGGCCACGGCCTGGACGATGGCCTCCAAGTACTGGGCGTCGTCGCCGCAGTGGAAGTTCAACGGCGACTCGGACGCGGGCCTGGGGTACTGCAACTGGTCGTACTGCGCGCCGTACGACACCAAGCGGCTCTTCTACCGCATCCCGACCTCGAAGTTCGCCGGCCGGACCGTGCTCCAGGCGGAGTTCGTGGTCCGCAACACCTGGTCGGCGTCCTGCTCGGACCGGAGCGTGGAGCTGTGGCGCACCAAGGACATCTCCTCCTCGACGACGTGGAACTCGCAGGACAACGACGCCTTCTGGATCGATCGCCTCAGGACGCAGTCCTTCGCCTACGGGTTCACCGGCTGTGCGGCGAAGGACGCGGAGTTCGACGTGAAGTCCGCGGTGCAGCAGGCCGCGGACAAGAAGTGGTCGACGATGACCTTCGGCATGAAGGCCGCGAGCGAGTCCGACGGATACGCCTGGAAGCGGTTCTCGGACGACGCCTATCTGCGCGTGCAGTACAACCGCCCGCCGCCGCAGATCAAGATGTCGCAGCTGACCATGGAGTACGGCGGCTCGTGCAAGAAGCCCACCAGTGCCGCGCGGGTGCGCTCGCTGGGCAAGATCTACGCGAACGACGTCACCGACCCCGACGGCGACTCCGTCCGCGTGGAATTCCGGGCGAGCTGGGACACCGGTGACGGCAAGGGCGTCGTCACCCGCTGGAAGTCGGGTCTGACGACGGCCAAGAAGTCCGGCTCGGACTTCGCGATCACCCTGCCCTCGGTTCCCGCCAACAAGACGGTGAACTGGTACGTCCAGTCCTACGACGGGGCCCAGTACTCGCCGTGGTCGTACACGGGCGACCCGACCGCCTGTTACTTCGTGTACGACACGAGCGTGCCCAAGGCGCCCACGATCTCCTCGGCCGTCTATCCGGCCTCCGACCCCGAGAACCCGGACGACCCCTGGTACGACGGAGTGGGCCAGTACGGCGACTTCGTGATCACCGGCGCCGTCTCCGATGTGACGAAGTACTGGTTCGGCCTCAACGGCGACCCCGTCTCCGCCAACACGGTCGCCACCTCGGCCGGAGCGGCCAAGACCGTGCCCGTGCTGCCGCTCAAGCCGGGCCTCAACACCTTCACCGCGCGGTCCTTCGACACGGCCGGCAACGGCTCCGAGATCCGCACCTACCAGTTCCGGGTCAAGGCGGGGCAACTGGAGCGCGCCGACTGGTCGATGGACGAGGCGGCCGGCGCCACGCAGGCGGCGGGCAGCGCGCCCGAGCAGGCCGCGACCCTGTACAACGGCCCGACGCCTGATGTGGAGGGCAAGTTCGGCAAGGCGGTGCAGTTCGACGGCGTCGACGACTACGCCGCCACCGACATCGCCACCATCAACACCGACGTCAGCTTCTCGGTGTCGGCCTGGGTGAAGCTGTCGGCCATGCCGGCCGGAGCGGCCGTCGTCGCCTCTCAGCGCGGCAACAACACCCCCGGCTTCGAGCTGTACTACTCCAAGGGCTACGACCGCTGGGTGTTCAACCAGTACAGCGCCGACAAGGCCGACGCCACCCCCGTGCGGGCCATGCAGGCCGCCGCGGGCGGAGTCAAGGCCGGGGAGTGGACGCACCTGGTCGGCATGTACGCCGCCAGTGAGAAGCTGCTGAAGCTGTACGTCAACGGTGCGCTCGCCGGGTCCACCGCCTACTCCACGGCCTGGAACGCACGGCGCGGCATGGTGATCGGCGGCAGCTTCCTCAACGGCACGCCGACCTCGCCCTTCCCCGGCGCCATCGACGAGGTGAAGACCTTCGAGAAGCCGCTCTCGGCGGGCGAGGTGTCGAGCCTGTACACCTCGAACAGCATCGGCGGCGGCCGTCCGGCCCGTGCGGTCTTCCACATGGACGACGCCCACGGCGCGACCGCGCTGAGCGGCCGGGCCGACGTGAACCCCGCGGTCCTCAAGGGCGGCGCCACCACGGGCGCGGCCGGCGTGGACGGCAACGCGCTCACCCTGGACGGAACCGACGACTACGCCGCCACCGGCAGCCCGCACATCAACACCTCGTACAGCTTCGCCGTCTCGGCGTGGGTGAAGCTGCCGAAGACCAAACCGACCCATGCCGCGACCGTCGCCACGCAGATCGGCGACACGGTGACCGGCCCCGAGCTGTACTACTCAAACTCCTACGATCGCTGGGTGTTCAACCAGCACAGTGCCGACACCGCCGACTCCACGGTCGTGCGGGCCCTACAGCCCGAGGGCACCACCGCCTACGGCGGCGAGTGGACGCATCTGGTCGGCGTGCAGGACACCGAGGCCGACAAGCTCTCGCTGTACGTCAACGGGACGCTGGCCGGCACCGCGGCCATCCCCTCGAGCTGGTATGCCGGAGGAGCGGTGCAGATCGGCGCCAGCGCGTTCGAGGGCAAAGCCACCTCGTTCTTCCCCGGCCAGATCGACGACGTGCAGCTCTTCGACCGGCCGGTGTCGGCCGGTGAGGTGCAGCAGCTGTTCAAGCAGCGTGCGGTGGTCAAGGGCCGCTGGAAGTTCGAGACGTCCGCCGGCACCCCGCTGACCTCGCCGGACGCCTCCGCCTCCGGTAACGCCATGACCCTCTACAACGGCGCTCAGACGGGTTCGGGCTGGGTGGACGGCGCCGTCGTCCTCGACGGCACGAACGACTACGCCGCGGCCTCCGTGGTACCGGTCGACACCAGCGCCAGCTTCACCGTCAGCGCCTACGTCCAGACGGCCGCCGTGCCCACGAACCCGGTCACCGTGCTGAGCGCGCCCGGGGCCAAGAAGAGCGCGTTCGCCGTGCGCTACGAACCCAGTGCGACGCCGGCCACCGATCCGGGCCGCTGGAGGATCGCCACGGCCGAGTCCGACGTCGACTCCGCCGCGGGCTCCGACATCGGCAACGGCATGTTCTACAGCCCCACCGACTGGAACCACGTGGCGCTCGTCTACGACGGTTTCTCCAAGGAGATCCGTCTCTACGTCAACGGCGAGCTCCAGGAGACCGCCTGCGCCGACGCGGACGACGACGGCGCGCAGGACGACGCGAGCTGCGCCGACACCGTCTCGTGGTCCGACGATGTGCTCACCTACAAGGCCACGAAGACGCTGCAGCTCGGCCGGGACACCACCGGGACCACATCGAGTCAGTACTTCCCCGGTTCGCTGTCCGACGTCTGGGTCTTCCAGGGCGCGCTGACCGAGGCCCAGATCGACCACCTCGCCGTCGGCATGCCGGGCGTGGACACCGTCGTCCCCAGCGGCGACTGA